Part of the Gigantopelta aegis isolate Gae_Host chromosome 15, Gae_host_genome, whole genome shotgun sequence genome is shown below.
gggctctgatatgtactgtcctgtctagaAAAAGCATAGaagaaagatcccttgctcataatggaaaaatgtagcagctttcctctaCTAAATGTCTACCCAgaataaaactttatataaaagAACCAACAACATGCCTACCAAATACAAAATCTGTTaaacattaacataatatattctCCAAAGTTCAACAACAATGTACATAAAAAGAATTGTATAAAATGccaaaaaaaagtactaaaaagactgtcagaattatcaaatatttgacatccattagccgatgatcaacaaattaatgtgctctagtggtgttgataaacaaaacaaaagcttttaactttaacaaacattcctttgaaaatttgaaaattttccATCTTTCAAGATCAGTAGAATAGCAGAAATTTGCACCGTTTAATTTTGTGAACTGACATATAGTACACTTATGTAGCACAGATATTACTAATACTAAATGAAATTGAGTATTATAGTACTTTGGAAGCGACAAGCGCTGGTACTTTCGAGAATCGTGGCCAGCTTGGATTTTTTAGTACTTACTTTATTTTCTAGTTAGGTTACCTAAGTAGCGTTGATATGCCAACTTTCATGCTTGTATCATCAAATGCATGATTCATTGTAATACTTATAGttaagtcaggtcaggtcaaagggCTTAACAAATCCCATATTAAATCTCTATATAGACCTCCCAAACAAACCGATGATTATTACCTGCTGTTCCGTCAGGAACAGGTCATCATTTTCCGACTAAGGACTGGACACAACAGGCTGAACCAGCGTATGCATGAGAGGTTCCGGCTGGTACCTTCTTACATGTGCTCGTGTGGAGAAGCAGAACAGACGACCGAACATGTCATCCAAGAATGCATAAAACTACAGCAGCTGAGGGagactacctggacaactacaacaactctccagaagaagctgtacggcacaagaagtgatctacagagaacagtatcgttcatagtcactgctggcGTCAACAGGcaaacgaaaagaagaagaaagggcTTAACATGAACaatcagagcaagctgttgtagtgcacacttgtcatgggcgcaggtgttgaCTTaagctggctcctccgtccaaaTAACATGTAGTTACTGGTATAACAACTGATATTGTTCTTTGAGAAAGCTCACACCCCTCCTTTTGTCTTATTCTGTTCATCATGCTTGTGCGACATTAAACAttagggcgagacgtagcccagtggtaaagtgcttgctttatgtgcggtcggtttgggatcgatccccgtcagtgggcccattaggctatttctcactccagccagtgcaccacgactggtacatcaaaggctgtggtatgtactatcctgtctggaatggtgcatataaaagatcccttgctgctaatcgaaacgtgtagcctatgaagtggcaaaagcgggtttcctccctcaatatctgtgtggtccttaaccatatgtctgacgccacataactgtaaataaaatgtgttgagtgcatcgtaaaataaaccatttccttccattaaacattaattcatccattatCTTCGTCTTTCTCTCTTGTAACTAGGTTTAAAAGGATCGTTGGAAAGACTACAACTGGAATATGTTGATATCGTCTTCGCTAACAAGCCCGATTCACGCACACCAATGGAAGGTATGTAGCCAGAGGATTGTGTCCTGCCTTTAATAATAACAGAAATCATGTCATTTCTGTCTTTGTCTCAGTGAAATTAGGAGTACTATTTTGTGATTAAGACTAAAAGCAAAGATGTTTTATCTTTTAGAATATTCGTAACCCTTATATGTTTTAcaagatatttgttttgtattattttattttattttcaaaaatggactatttttgtgttgattgcttaaaataacattatgcatGAATTCTTTTTGGTGACTTTGGCTTGATTTTGCCATACATGGTCAGTTattctctaaatcctagctagatTTTCATACACACCCACACCAAGGATTAAGATCATCCCCATCTTTTTATTGCCTACCACCCCAAATGTGTAATGCCCAATGTACTGTTTTTCCAATgtttttagatatatattttttaaatatcaccCTCCCCCACACGCAcctaattttgaaaaaaaaagaaagaaaaaaaattagcaTTTGGCTTAAACTTCATCATATCAATTAAATTTGTCAATACAATGCATCAAATTCTGAATTCCATTTCTATTGACTTTATTAATTACTtgaatattatgtttttattatattaattaaatttgtcaaTATAAAAGATCAAGTTCTGAATTCCGTTTCTCTCAACATCTCATTAATTGCTTGAATATCTTGTTTTCCTTCAGAAGTTGTGCGAGCCTTCACTCACGTCATCAACCTGGGCTGGGCTCTCTACTGGGGGACGTCGCGGTGGAGCCCCATGGAGATCATGGTGAGCCATTTATCTTCTAAAACAGTCTACAAACTAATGTGTAATtaaccggcctctgtggtgttgtggttaagccatcagacataaggttggCAGGTACTGGCTTCGcatccaggtaccggctcccaccctgagcgagttttaatgactcagtgggtaggtataagtcCCATTACACTGACCTCtcgcactaaccactaacctattgttctggacagacagcccacatagctgaggtgtgtgtccatgacagtgtgcttaaaccgtaattagatataagcacggaaataagtataaatgaataaataaactaatattttCTGAAAAGTTTCTTTAAGCAAAGGGAGGTGCTTgagcatagcccagtggtagagctgTTGTCTGAGGTGAGGTGCTAGGGTCATAGGATTAACCCCCCTCAGCAGACCcatgtttttgtggggtttttatcTTGTACTAACCTGTGCCCCACAGCTGGTAtttagtacaatacaatacagagacattttttttacagtatcgTGTTACGAttcactatgcaagtttcagagatcattacacaatttaaaaatattaagcagtagttgctaatcagttTTCATTTGAGTAGAAATGTCActaataaaaaatttgaaaacgaAATGTTGCCTGCGATACAATCTGTATTGCAAATCTTGTATGTATACATTGGCTAAAGGGACATTTTTCCacccattgaaaaaaaaaaaagggaaagtgcatataaaagatcccttgctgctaatagaaatatgtagcaggtttcctctgaagactacaagtcaaaattatcaaatgtttgacattcaatagctcatgattaattactccattagcagaaagagatttttatgtgtactttcccatagacaagacattacataccacagcctttgctttACCAGTCATGGGGGCAATGGTAggaacagaaaaaagaaataaaatattggtcCACTGAAGGACTTCGATATTACAATCCAACCATCTCAGGCAAGGACTTAACCGATGGACCTACATCCAGCCCCATTAATTATCAGCTGAGAtgtcatgaaacaaacattcttttcctttaAATTTTACTCTTCTGTTTTTTCAGGAAGCATACTCTGTAGCCCGGCAGTTCAACCTCATTCCACCGGTGGCAGAACAAGCAGAATATCACTTCTACCAGAGAGAGAAAGTGGAAATTCAGCTGCCAGAGCTGTACCATAAAATAGGTAAAATCACAGTGTGTAAAGTTGCTTTTACACAGTGTATCTTGCAGCAATGGTCGAAATACTGCCATcccaaccttttttttttgctggttAACGCCGCAGGCTGAGAAATCCTTTTACCTGCTGTACCTTTCGGAACTGCAATTATGTTACATTTAGACTTTATGATCATGTTTGGTCTGGTGTTTTTAGATTCAGTCCGGCACAATTTGTGGCTTGCCGGACCGAATGTCTTGCAGGAATTTCAGCCAATTTTACACCCCTATTATAGTAatgatgtttaataataaaaaattaacaaaattaatacactgtcaatctacatgtatatctagtTGAAATATACTACTAGTATTGCTGGCTTATGAAGATTTTGATTTGGTCCAGCAGAATTTTACCTTGTATTCACTTATATTATTGGTATTATTGACAAATATTTATGCTGAATTAAGTAAAGTTTGCACTGTTCATTGTTTACGACAGTAAGTTGAATATTTTTTGAAACATCTTGTTTAAAAGTTTTTTgctgttttttgtgtgttaggCATTGGAACTATGACGTGGTCTCCACTTGCATGTGGGATTCTATCAGGAAAATATGATGATGGTGTTCCCATTTACTCCCGAGCTGCCCTCAAGGTAATTACCACATTACAATTACTATCACAATTAAGTGTTGATGAACTTTTCTAGAaacttgtttaattttttaatttgtattttaatataaaataatctccacacataaaatatttgtgtaaagATAATTTTGAAGTTACTTTTTTGTTACCATTTTGCGTCAGATGtactataacaaataaaattctataggTGATAATGTTATTGTATGTAGCTAAAAATGCTTTTTACAATGTATGTCAATCAAATTATGACCCATAAATGTGAATATTATGACCCTCCcccaaagtattatctgaaaaaaGTGGAACCTTTCGTAGCTCAGTTTCactataaccagatgtttttacaatatCCCCACCTTTGCAGGTCTCCCATATGTGTTGCAAGtgcaaggctacttgacacagtggtcctagatgaaataaaatgcatacatttattgcccagatgaaactaatgtctgtgacaacaaacactgtcacactTATCACCAATAGCAGGTCTGGTAGTATTAACTATGCTaccaaaagttgggtgcactttGAACTTTAACACAACcagatgttattttttatagtgCGTGCGTAAtactttaacatgctcatataccatgaaggtttcgagcatgtctgccccagggttcggtctctgggaagccaggggcccaatccggggGCAGATTTTTTTATAGTGCATGCGTAAtactttaacatgctcatataccatgaaggtttcgagcatgtctgcccCAGGGTTCGATCTCTGGGaagccaggggcccaatccggggGTAGATGTTTTTATAGTGCATGCGTAAtactttaacatgctcatataccatgaaggttttgagcatgtccgccccagggTTCGGTCTCTGGGAAGCCAGGAGCCCAATCCGGGGGTAGATGTTTTTATAGTGCATGCGTAAtactttaacatgctcatataccatgaaggttttgagcatgtccgccccagggttcggtctctgggaagccaggggcccaatccggggGCAGATTTTTTTATAATGCTGCCTTTAATGGCCAAACTGGGGAGGTGTAAGGCCCCAACACTGACCTGCTAATCACTAGGAACTAACCAGTAACCCCTGCCCTAGAAAGACAATTCCGATAGagctgagatgtgtgctcaGAATGGCATACTTCAACCATAAATAGGAGGGGTCACACCCCAGTCGTAAAGTGCTCATCTGATGTGTGATCCATGTAGGATTGATCCCTATCGGTggaccctttgggctatttttctttccagccagtgcaccacgactggtataccaaaggctgtggtatatgctatcttgtctgtgggatggtgctactaatggaaaaatgtagtgggtttcctctctaagactgtcaatgattaataaatcaatgtgctctagtggtgtcgttaaacaaaacaagctttaacttttgAACCATAAACGTATCTTCAGTATTCCATATTGTTATGTTTCAGGGCTACTCGTGGCTGAAGGACAAAGTTCTGGGAGAAGATGGCAGGAGGCAGCAGGCTAAGCTGCGTGAGATAGCCATCATTGCAGAGAGGCTAGGCTGCTCACTAGCGCAGCTGGCGATTGGTTGGTTTTCTCTTTTAATACTGTAACCTGAAATTTCTTTGGgcatttttttcctttaaaagacTGTCCTAAATTTGTTGcaattgtaacatgtttctctTTCTTTACTGGtccttttgtctgtctgtctgtcttttgtTTTGACTGTCTGTCCGTCCCACACACATATTTCTCGACTTTCGTTTtgcaatgccttgagatattgagctgaaattttgggTATAGCcataagtttgactttcatgacgatttacccaatTTTTCACAGTCATGGCCCTTGGACTTAGGAGATATGACAGTTTATTAGCTAGGCTCAgtagggacatgtattgctttagtggTACTCTCTTAATGCTTCGTTTTGGTATCAGCTTGCCCAGACTGAGTTTATTTTAAGATTTtataccttcttttttttactggtACATGCCTTGATAGTTTTTTATCAtatgactgggttttttcagaATCGTGTATCTATCATAAATTCACAATTACTGTGAAACCATTCACTGtactttaatataaaacaatatagctGCTGAACAAACCAGTCAGATTTGTGGGATGTGATTTTACATTTTGGTTTACTTTCTGTGTTTAAAAGTTGTTTAGAAAAAATCCCCAAAACCCACCACATTTCATTTAGGATCAAACTACCTCGGTAGCCCACCCAgccactgatatatcaaagaccatggtatgtgctgacctgtGTGGcagaatgtatataaaagatcccttgctgttaatggaattTGTTTTAGAGGGTTTCCTTCAAACACTTTGTCAGAATTACATTcagtaattaaacaaaaaaagtatgGATCGTACACTCATGCTAATGTTGATAAAATCTGACTTTTGATTCCTTACATTGGTGATATTAGGCAAGCACTGACAGctcataatgttttgttttcacagtgTGGTGTGTATGCAGCGATAACGTACACTGTATGCTTTCTATGTGTGTGATATAATCGATATTAAACCACTGACAGCTAATAATGTTGTTTTCACAGTGTGGTGTGTATGCAGCGATAACGTACACTGTATGCTTTCTATATGTGTGTGATATAATCGATATTAAACCACTGACAgctaataatgttttgttttcacagtgTGGTGTGTATGCAGTGATAACGTACACTGTATGCTTTCTATGTGTGTGATATAATCGATATTAAACCACTGACAgctaataatgttttgttttcacagcGTGGTGTGTACGTAGTGATAATGTACACTGTGTGTTACTCGGGGCTTCCTCCACCGACCAACTCTATGAAAACATACAGGCACTGCAGGTGAGCTtcacatatacaatatacaattaTAAAACCACCATTTTCTTATTATATTCAATCATGAAAACAGTATTTTCCCATTCTATTCGATCATGAAAACAGTGCTTTCCATTCAATTCAgtcaaatattttttcattctATTCGGTCATGAAACCAGTGCGTCCTATTATATtcacttattttaaaaaaaaccagtatTTCTAAAGTAATTGAAGTGGATTGGCAGACAGGCGATGTTATAATCGAGATGATGTTATATACGAGATGATGTTATATACGAGATGATGTTATAAACGAGATGATGTTATATAGGAGATGATGTTATATACGAGATGATGTTATATACGAGATGATGttatatactgtatacatttaaacgAATGATACAGGTATATATTTCCCATTCTGTTCAATTTTGAAACAAGTATTTTCTCATTCTTTTGAGTTATGAAGCCAATCCTTCCCCATTCTAATCAATTATGTTGATTTAAAAGCAATAGTTTTCCATCCATATTCATTTATGAAACCAGCATTTTCCTATTCTACACAATTCTTAAAGTAGTATTATCCATTTAAATGagcattgtttaatttttttgacaaccaatagccgatgattaattaaccaatgtgctctagtggtgtcattaaacaaaacaaacttttgtttaactttaactgCCTTGTGATGTGATAGTTTTCTGTTATTAGTAAATAAACAGGATGGACCAACTATTGATATTATTGTTAATAAGTCACACCTGGTAATCTCATTTAAGCTTTCATATGTCTTAATAGGCAAACTTGGTACTCAACCAAATTAGAAGATCTGACATTAACCAATGCTGTATTCCATATTCCGATGACCTTTTAATTTGACCAGTCGTAGATCTTACTTCCAATTTTGACCCCGTCAGAAGATCTGACATTAACCAATGCTGTATTCCATATTCTGATAACCT
Proteins encoded:
- the LOC121389865 gene encoding voltage-gated potassium channel subunit beta-2-like isoform X2, whose protein sequence is MPRLHYRNLGKSGLKVSNIGFGTWVTFGGQVSEEVAEELLTLAYESGINFFDTAEVYAAGKAEIVLGKILKKKTWRRSSYIISTKIYWGGRAETEKGLSRKHIVEGLKGSLERLQLEYVDIVFANKPDSRTPMEEVVRAFTHVINLGWALYWGTSRWSPMEIMEAYSVARQFNLIPPVAEQAEYHFYQREKVEIQLPELYHKIGIGTMTWSPLACGILSGKYDDGVPIYSRAALKGYSWLKDKVLGEDGRRQQAKLREIAIIAERLGCSLAQLAIAWCVRSDNVHCVLLGASSTDQLYENIQALQYVPKLTTNIMSEMDKLLGNKPVYKRENVNSISSVKAENLGKVGKIRVKSGSFMHNLYEPEFVRVKKSSI
- the LOC121389865 gene encoding voltage-gated potassium channel subunit beta-2-like isoform X1, whose product is MSSKSATTLVQYGNLGKSGLKVSNIGFGTWVTFGGQVSEEVAEELLTLAYESGINFFDTAEVYAAGKAEIVLGKILKKKTWRRSSYIISTKIYWGGRAETEKGLSRKHIVEGLKGSLERLQLEYVDIVFANKPDSRTPMEEVVRAFTHVINLGWALYWGTSRWSPMEIMEAYSVARQFNLIPPVAEQAEYHFYQREKVEIQLPELYHKIGIGTMTWSPLACGILSGKYDDGVPIYSRAALKGYSWLKDKVLGEDGRRQQAKLREIAIIAERLGCSLAQLAIAWCVRSDNVHCVLLGASSTDQLYENIQALQYVPKLTTNIMSEMDKLLGNKPVYKRENVNSISSVKAENLGKVGKIRVKSGSFMHNLYEPEFVRVKKSSI
- the LOC121389865 gene encoding voltage-gated potassium channel subunit beta-2-like isoform X4 gives rise to the protein MSSKSATTLVQYGNLGKSGLKVSNIGFGTWVTFGGQVSEEVAEELLTLAYESGINFFDTAEVYAAGKAEIVLGKILKKKTWRRSSYIISTKIYWGGRAETEKGLSRKHIVEGLKGSLERLQLEYVDIVFANKPDSRTPMEEVVRAFTHVINLGWALYWGTSRWSPMEIMEAYSVARQFNLIPPVAEQAEYHFYQREKVEIQLPELYHKIGIGTMTWSPLACGILSGKYDDGVPIYSRAALKGYSWLKDKVLGEDGRRQQAKLREIAIIAERLGCSLAQLAIAWCVRSDNVHCVLLGASSTDQLYENIQALQYVPKLTTNIMSEMDKLLGNKPVYKRENVNSIC
- the LOC121389865 gene encoding voltage-gated potassium channel subunit beta-2-like isoform X3 — protein: MSSKSATTLVQYGNLGKSGLKVSNIGFGTWVTFGGQVSEEVAEELLTLAYESGINFFDTAEVYAAGKAEIVLGKILKKKTWRRSSYIISTKIYWGGRAETEKGLSRKHIVEGLKGSLERLQLEYVDIVFANKPDSRTPMEEVVRAFTHVINLGWALYWGTSRWSPMEIMEAYSVARQFNLIPPVAEQAEYHFYQREKVEIQLPELYHKIGIGTMTWSPLACGILSGKYDDGVPIYSRAALKGYSWLKDKVLGEDGRRQQAKLREIAIIAERLGCSLAQLAIAWCVRSDNVHCVLLGASSTDQLYENIQALQYVPKLTTNIMSEMDKLLGNKPVYKRENVNRKNDERLSS
- the LOC121389865 gene encoding voltage-gated potassium channel subunit beta-2-like isoform X5 — encoded protein: MSSKSATTLVQYGNLGKSGLKVSNIGFGTWVTFGGQVSEEVAEELLTLAYESGINFFDTAEVYAAGKAEIVLGKILKKKTWRRSSYIISTKIYWGGRAETEKGLSRKHIVEGLKGSLERLQLEYVDIVFANKPDSRTPMEEVVRAFTHVINLGWALYWGTSRWSPMEIMEAYSVARQFNLIPPVAEQAEYHFYQREKVEIQLPELYHKIGIGTMTWSPLACGILSGKYDDGVPIYSRAALKGYSWLKDKVLGEDGRRQQAKLREIAIIAERLGCSLAQLAIAWCVRSDNVHCVLLGASSTDQLYENIQALQYVPKLTTNIMSEMDKLLGNKPVYKRENVNR